The Stigmatella erecta genome window below encodes:
- a CDS encoding SRPBCC domain-containing protein encodes MSSTRIRCHVNAPRERVYRALVDARAVAAWRVPPGMTSHVHAFDPREGGLIRISLTYDMPTGTGKTTAHTDTYHGRFVKLVKDEQVVEVVEFETEDPALRGEMTLTLTLTDADGGTEVLAVHEGLPRGVPPADNETGWRLSLARLAALVEAR; translated from the coding sequence ATGAGCTCGACCCGCATCCGCTGCCACGTGAACGCCCCCCGTGAGAGGGTCTATCGCGCGCTGGTGGATGCGCGCGCGGTCGCAGCCTGGAGGGTGCCACCAGGCATGACCAGCCACGTCCATGCGTTCGATCCGCGTGAAGGAGGCCTGATCCGGATCTCGCTCACGTACGACATGCCCACGGGCACGGGCAAAACCACCGCGCACACCGACACGTACCACGGCCGCTTCGTGAAGCTCGTGAAGGATGAGCAGGTGGTCGAAGTGGTCGAGTTCGAGACAGAGGATCCCGCCCTGCGCGGCGAGATGACGCTCACGCTCACCCTCACGGATGCTGACGGCGGCACCGAGGTTCTCGCCGTCCACGAGGGCCTGCCGCGAGGCGTGCCGCCTGCGGACAACGAAACCGGCTGGCGGCTGTCCCTCGCGAGGCTCGCAGCACTCGTCGAGGCCCGCTAA
- the agmC gene encoding adventurous gliding motility protein AgmC, with amino-acid sequence MKTPSILRNTLPTALLAVLVCALPALAAPDLFGVGTGRNGALGVSANNTIINQYARVRAPLAPGDTAIPFTATSGWSIGGGDLVMVIQTTGIVPEPASSGPDAIDLSDEPVGRWELARVVSVAGTTLNLAEPLSYSYAANVSQIVRVPEYTSVDISVAGNITARAWDGSTGGIIAFLAQGIVTNNGSITATSRGFRGGQAVRDTGTTTNCSLDDQPAPSGGQKGEGIAQTRYGASNTGRGRMANGAGGGICLRSGGGGGGNGGPGGRGGNSEDSREVGGEGGAALLYPPLARLTLGGGGGAGHIKNISTAAGGSGGGIVFIRAGGLAGNGSLLADGFLASNVTADGASGGGAGGSIHLRFTGNADCNYSRVHAYGGNGGNANNPSGPGGGGAGGQIVFQSCGGTCVLPDSSISGGSSGVQSGLEDPYGAEPGTEGALTVVPGCYSPVPTPVVLTPANNSRTNDTTPTYTGTVPVPMPAGTEVRIFVDGVQAGQVVPDSAGNWSFTPTTPLAPGTHTVNASAVSGSIVGPVSNTNTFVVDTTPPAAPVVSTPVNNTTITDNTPTYSGTAEAFSTVTILVDGIPVGTATTNSSGAWSFTPTAPLLDGPHTVKATATDTAGNTSPESNTNVFIVDTTPPAAPVVVTPANGSITSDNTPTYAGTAEAGSTVTVIVDGSPVGTVTADASGNWTFTPTTPLLDGSHSVRATATDSVGNVSVPSNTNTFIVDTTAPAAPVVTTPANGSTTQDSTPTYSGTAEAGSTVTVIVDGVPVGTTTANTSGAWSFTPTVPLADGSHTVKATATDAAGNVSPQSNTNTFTVDTTAPATPAVLTPANGSTTSDTTPTYSGTADAGSTVTIIVDGVPVGTTTASPGGTWSFTPTAPLLDGPHTVKATATDSVGNTSPESNTNTFLVDTTPPAAPVVTTPSNGAVLSDNTPTYSGTAEAGSTVTVIVDGVPVGTTTANTSGAWSFTPTVPLADGAHTVRATATDAAGNVSASSNTNTFIIDTTAPAAPVVLTPANGSITQDNTPTYSGTAEAGSTVTVIVDGSPVGTATASPGGAWSFTPTAPLTDGSHTVRATATDAVGNVSTPSNTNTFTVDTTAPAAPVVVTPANGSTTQDSTPTYSGTAEAGSTVTIIVDGIPAGTASADASGNWSFTPTAPLLDGPHTVKATATDAAGNVSPESNTHTFTVDTTPPAAPVVVTPANGSTTSDTTPTYSGTAEAGATVTVIVDGVPVGTTPADASGNWSFTPTAPLLDGSHTVRATATDSVGNVSAPSNTNTFIIDTTAPAAPVVVTPANGSTTQDTTPTYSGTAEAGSTVTVIVDGNPIGTTPADASGNWSFTPTAPLTDGSHTVRATAADAVGNVSASSNTNTFIIDTTAPAAPVVLTPANGSITQDNTPTYSGTAEAGSTVTVIVDGSPVGTATASPGGAWSFTPTAPLTDGSHTVRATATDAVGNVSTPSNTNTFTVDTTAPAAPVVVTPANGSTTQDSTPTYSGTAEAGSTVTIIVDGIPAGTASADASGNWSFTPTAPLLDGPHTVKATATDAAGNVSPESNTHTFTVDTTAPATPVVTAPANGSILTDTTPTYSGTAEAGTTVTVIVDGVPAGTTPADASGNWSFTPTAPLLDGSHTVRATATDAVGNVSAPSNTNTFIIDTTAPAAPVVVAPADGAILSDSTPTYSGTAEAGATVTVIVDGTPVGTATANTSGAWSFTPTVPLADGSHTVKATATDAAGNVSPESNTHTFTIDTTAAAAPVVVTPANGSVLGDNTPTYSGTADAGSTVTVIVDGVPAGTTPADASGNWSFTPTAPLLDGSHTVKATATDSVGNVSPESNTHIFLIDTTAPAAPAVVTPADGATLNDSTPTYSGTAEAGATVTVIVDGTPVGTAIANTSGAWSFTPTVPLADGSHTVRATASDAAGNVSAPSNTHTFTIDTTAPAAPVVVAPANGAVLMDTTPTYSGTAEAGATVTVIVDGVPVGTTPADASGNWSLTPTAPLADGSHTVKATASDAVGNVSPESNTHTFIVDTTAPAAPVVITPADGAILSDNTPTYSGTAEAGATVTVIVDGNPIGTTLANASGNWSFTPTVGLSADTHQVKATATDAAGQTSPESNTNTFVVDTTVPAAPVVITPAHQSVTNDTTPAFTGTADANITVTLYLGNVELGTTTADASGNWSFTPSAPLAQGTYDVSAVATTLAGNASLVSNVNTFTIDTTAPQAPVVTTPADGSVTNNPTPAIAGTAEPLSTVEVTLNGAVLGTTTADAAGTWTLTPPTPLQDGPYRVTAVSSDPAGNVSEPSVPVNFVVDTSAPDTSIVSGPSGDTFEADASFRFSATETNVTYECSLDNAAFTPCEEAPTFPGLAEGSHSLQVRARDSAGNVDPTPATATWNVLTPPSDWALLGNGCTSTSGGPGLLAMMGLALSALLTRKRRQ; translated from the coding sequence ATGAAGACTCCATCCATCCTGAGGAACACCCTCCCCACCGCACTGCTGGCGGTGCTCGTGTGCGCCCTGCCCGCCCTGGCGGCGCCGGACCTGTTCGGCGTCGGTACCGGCCGCAACGGGGCCCTCGGTGTCAGCGCCAATAACACCATCATCAACCAGTACGCCCGGGTCCGGGCCCCGCTGGCCCCCGGGGACACGGCGATCCCCTTCACCGCCACCTCCGGCTGGTCCATCGGGGGAGGCGATCTGGTGATGGTGATTCAGACGACGGGCATCGTCCCCGAGCCCGCCTCCAGTGGTCCGGATGCCATTGATCTCTCGGACGAGCCGGTGGGGCGCTGGGAGCTCGCCCGGGTGGTCTCCGTCGCCGGAACGACGCTGAACCTCGCCGAGCCCCTGAGCTACTCCTACGCGGCCAACGTCAGCCAGATCGTCCGGGTCCCGGAGTACACCTCGGTCGATATCTCCGTGGCCGGCAACATCACGGCCCGCGCCTGGGATGGCAGCACGGGCGGAATCATCGCCTTCCTGGCCCAGGGCATCGTGACGAACAACGGCTCCATCACCGCCACGAGCCGCGGCTTCCGCGGTGGACAGGCCGTGAGGGACACCGGCACCACCACCAACTGCTCTCTGGATGATCAGCCGGCGCCCTCCGGCGGGCAGAAAGGTGAGGGCATTGCCCAGACCCGTTACGGGGCCAGCAATACCGGGCGCGGCCGGATGGCCAATGGCGCCGGCGGCGGCATCTGTCTGCGCTCGGGCGGCGGCGGTGGCGGCAACGGCGGGCCCGGTGGCAGAGGCGGCAACAGCGAGGACTCCCGGGAGGTGGGGGGCGAAGGTGGAGCGGCCCTGCTGTACCCGCCGCTCGCACGCCTGACCCTGGGCGGTGGCGGTGGCGCGGGCCACATCAAGAACATCTCGACCGCGGCCGGAGGCTCGGGCGGTGGCATCGTCTTCATCCGCGCGGGTGGGCTCGCCGGCAACGGCTCCCTCCTCGCCGACGGCTTCCTGGCCTCGAACGTCACCGCGGATGGCGCGAGCGGCGGCGGCGCCGGCGGCAGCATTCACCTTCGCTTCACGGGAAACGCGGACTGCAATTACTCCCGCGTTCACGCCTACGGCGGCAACGGCGGCAACGCGAACAACCCTTCCGGTCCCGGCGGCGGCGGCGCGGGAGGCCAGATTGTCTTCCAGTCCTGTGGCGGCACCTGCGTGCTGCCTGACAGCTCCATCAGCGGCGGCAGCTCCGGGGTGCAGAGCGGTCTGGAGGACCCCTACGGCGCGGAGCCCGGAACGGAAGGTGCGCTCACCGTCGTCCCCGGCTGCTACTCCCCCGTGCCCACGCCGGTGGTGCTGACCCCAGCGAACAACTCGCGCACCAACGACACGACGCCCACGTACACCGGCACGGTCCCTGTGCCCATGCCCGCGGGCACCGAGGTTCGCATCTTCGTGGACGGCGTCCAGGCCGGCCAGGTGGTTCCCGACAGCGCTGGCAACTGGTCGTTCACGCCCACCACGCCCCTCGCCCCGGGCACCCACACCGTGAACGCCTCGGCCGTCTCCGGCTCGATCGTGGGACCGGTCAGCAACACCAACACCTTCGTGGTGGACACGACGCCCCCCGCCGCTCCGGTGGTCTCCACTCCCGTGAACAACACCACCATCACGGACAACACGCCCACCTACTCGGGCACGGCGGAGGCCTTCAGCACCGTCACCATCCTGGTGGATGGCATCCCGGTGGGCACCGCGACGACGAACTCGAGCGGCGCCTGGAGCTTCACGCCCACCGCCCCCCTGCTGGACGGGCCTCACACCGTGAAGGCCACCGCCACCGATACGGCGGGCAACACCAGCCCTGAGTCCAACACCAACGTCTTCATCGTCGACACCACGCCCCCGGCCGCTCCCGTCGTCGTCACTCCGGCCAACGGCTCCATCACCAGCGACAACACGCCCACGTACGCGGGCACCGCCGAGGCAGGCTCCACCGTCACCGTCATCGTGGATGGCAGTCCCGTGGGTACCGTGACCGCGGATGCCAGTGGCAACTGGACTTTCACGCCCACCACGCCCCTGCTGGATGGATCTCACTCCGTGAGGGCCACCGCTACGGACTCCGTGGGCAACGTCAGCGTTCCGTCCAACACCAACACCTTCATCGTGGACACCACCGCGCCCGCGGCCCCTGTGGTCACCACCCCCGCGAATGGGTCCACCACTCAGGACAGCACGCCCACCTACTCGGGCACCGCCGAGGCGGGCTCCACCGTCACCGTCATCGTGGATGGTGTTCCTGTCGGCACCACCACCGCCAACACGAGTGGGGCCTGGAGCTTCACCCCCACGGTGCCCCTGGCGGACGGCTCGCACACCGTGAAGGCCACCGCCACCGACGCGGCGGGCAACGTCAGCCCCCAGTCCAACACCAACACCTTCACCGTCGACACCACCGCTCCCGCCACTCCGGCCGTGCTCACCCCGGCCAATGGGTCCACCACCTCGGACACCACGCCCACGTACTCGGGCACCGCCGATGCGGGCTCCACCGTCACCATCATCGTGGATGGCGTTCCCGTGGGCACCACCACCGCCAGCCCCGGGGGCACCTGGAGCTTCACGCCCACCGCGCCCTTGCTGGACGGCCCTCACACCGTGAAGGCCACCGCCACGGACTCCGTGGGCAATACGAGCCCTGAGTCCAACACCAACACTTTCCTCGTCGACACCACGCCCCCGGCCGCTCCGGTGGTCACCACGCCTTCCAACGGCGCCGTCCTTTCGGACAATACGCCCACCTACTCGGGCACCGCCGAGGCGGGCTCCACCGTCACCGTCATCGTGGATGGTGTTCCTGTCGGCACCACCACCGCCAACACGAGCGGGGCTTGGAGCTTCACGCCCACCGTGCCCCTGGCGGATGGCGCCCACACGGTGCGGGCCACCGCCACCGACGCGGCGGGCAATGTCAGCGCTTCGTCCAACACCAACACCTTCATCATCGACACCACCGCCCCGGCCGCTCCGGTGGTTCTGACCCCGGCCAATGGGTCCATCACCCAGGACAACACGCCCACCTACTCGGGCACCGCAGAGGCGGGCTCCACCGTCACCGTCATCGTGGATGGCAGCCCCGTGGGCACGGCCACCGCCAGCCCCGGTGGGGCCTGGAGCTTCACCCCCACTGCCCCCCTGACGGATGGCTCCCACACGGTGCGGGCCACCGCTACCGACGCCGTGGGCAACGTCAGCACCCCGTCCAACACCAACACCTTCACCGTCGACACCACCGCGCCGGCAGCTCCCGTCGTCGTCACTCCGGCCAACGGCTCCACCACTCAGGACAGCACGCCCACCTACTCGGGCACCGCCGAGGCGGGCTCCACCGTCACCATCATCGTGGACGGCATTCCTGCTGGCACTGCTTCGGCGGACGCCAGCGGCAACTGGAGCTTCACGCCCACCGCGCCCCTGCTGGATGGCCCTCACACCGTGAAGGCCACCGCCACCGACGCGGCGGGCAACGTCAGCCCTGAGTCCAACACCCACACCTTTACCGTCGACACCACGCCCCCCGCGGCTCCCGTCGTCGTCACCCCGGCCAATGGGTCCACTACCTCGGACACCACGCCCACCTACTCGGGCACCGCCGAGGCAGGCGCCACCGTCACCGTCATCGTGGATGGCGTTCCTGTCGGCACCACCCCCGCGGATGCCAGCGGCAACTGGAGCTTCACGCCCACTGCACCCCTGCTGGACGGCTCTCACACCGTGAGGGCCACCGCTACGGACTCCGTGGGCAACGTCAGCGCCCCGTCCAACACCAACACCTTCATCATCGATACGACCGCGCCTGCGGCCCCTGTCGTCGTCACCCCGGCCAATGGGTCCACCACTCAGGACACCACGCCCACGTACTCCGGCACCGCCGAGGCGGGCTCCACCGTCACCGTCATCGTGGATGGCAACCCCATCGGCACTACCCCTGCGGATGCCAGCGGCAACTGGAGCTTCACGCCCACTGCCCCCCTGACAGATGGCTCCCACACGGTGCGGGCCACCGCCGCCGACGCGGTGGGCAATGTCAGCGCTTCGTCCAACACCAACACCTTCATCATCGACACCACCGCCCCGGCCGCTCCGGTGGTTCTGACCCCGGCCAATGGGTCCATCACCCAGGACAACACGCCCACCTACTCGGGCACCGCAGAGGCGGGCTCCACCGTCACCGTCATCGTGGATGGCAGCCCCGTGGGCACGGCCACCGCCAGCCCTGGTGGGGCCTGGAGCTTCACCCCCACTGCCCCCCTGACGGATGGCTCCCACACGGTGCGGGCCACCGCTACCGACGCCGTGGGCAACGTCAGCACCCCGTCCAACACCAACACCTTCACCGTCGACACCACCGCGCCGGCAGCTCCCGTCGTCGTCACTCCGGCCAACGGCTCCACCACTCAGGACAGCACGCCCACCTACTCGGGCACTGCCGAGGCGGGCTCCACCGTCACCATCATTGTGGACGGCATTCCTGCTGGCACTGCTTCGGCGGACGCCAGCGGCAACTGGAGCTTCACGCCCACCGCGCCCCTGCTGGATGGCCCTCACACCGTGAAGGCCACCGCCACCGACGCGGCGGGCAACGTCAGCCCTGAGTCCAACACCCATACCTTCACCGTCGACACCACCGCTCCCGCCACTCCGGTCGTGACGGCTCCCGCCAATGGTTCCATCCTCACGGACACCACGCCCACCTACTCGGGCACCGCGGAGGCAGGCACTACTGTCACCGTCATCGTGGATGGCGTTCCTGCCGGTACCACCCCCGCGGATGCCAGCGGCAACTGGAGCTTCACGCCCACTGCCCCGCTCCTGGACGGCTCTCACACCGTGAGGGCCACCGCCACCGACGCCGTGGGCAACGTCAGCGCCCCGTCCAACACCAACACCTTCATCATCGATACGACGGCGCCCGCGGCCCCCGTGGTCGTCGCTCCGGCGGACGGTGCCATCCTCAGCGACAGCACGCCCACGTACTCGGGCACCGCCGAGGCGGGCGCCACCGTCACCGTCATCGTGGATGGCACCCCGGTGGGCACGGCCACCGCCAACACCAGTGGCGCCTGGAGCTTCACACCCACCGTGCCCCTCGCGGATGGTTCGCACACCGTGAAGGCCACCGCCACCGACGCGGCGGGCAACGTCAGCCCTGAGTCCAACACCCACACCTTCACCATCGACACCACCGCTGCGGCGGCCCCCGTCGTCGTCACCCCCGCCAACGGCTCCGTCCTGGGGGACAACACGCCTACCTACTCCGGTACCGCCGATGCGGGCTCCACCGTCACCGTCATCGTGGATGGCGTTCCTGCCGGCACCACCCCCGCGGATGCCAGCGGCAACTGGAGCTTCACGCCCACCGCGCCCCTGCTGGACGGCTCTCACACCGTGAAGGCCACCGCCACGGACTCCGTGGGCAATGTCAGCCCCGAGTCCAACACCCACATCTTCCTCATCGACACCACCGCGCCCGCGGCCCCCGCCGTCGTCACTCCGGCGGACGGTGCCACCCTCAACGACAGCACGCCCACGTACTCGGGCACGGCGGAGGCAGGCGCTACCGTCACCGTCATCGTGGACGGCACCCCGGTCGGTACGGCCATCGCCAACACCAGCGGCGCCTGGAGCTTCACGCCCACCGTGCCCCTGGCGGATGGCTCGCACACCGTGAGGGCCACGGCCTCCGACGCGGCGGGCAACGTCAGCGCCCCGTCCAACACTCACACCTTCACCATCGACACCACCGCCCCGGCGGCCCCTGTCGTCGTCGCCCCCGCGAATGGCGCTGTCCTCATGGACACCACGCCCACCTACTCGGGTACCGCCGAGGCGGGCGCTACCGTCACCGTCATCGTGGATGGCGTTCCCGTGGGCACCACCCCCGCGGACGCCAGCGGCAACTGGAGCCTCACGCCCACCGCGCCCCTGGCGGACGGTTCGCACACCGTGAAGGCCACGGCGTCGGATGCCGTGGGCAACGTCAGCCCCGAGTCCAACACCCACACCTTCATCGTCGACACCACCGCGCCCGCGGCCCCCGTGGTCATCACCCCCGCGGATGGGGCCATCCTCAGCGACAACACGCCCACGTACTCCGGTACCGCCGAGGCGGGCGCCACCGTCACCGTCATCGTGGATGGCAACCCCATTGGCACCACCCTCGCGAACGCCAGTGGCAACTGGAGCTTCACGCCCACCGTGGGGCTCTCCGCGGACACCCACCAGGTGAAGGCCACCGCCACCGATGCGGCGGGCCAGACCAGTCCTGAGTCCAACACCAACACCTTCGTCGTCGACACCACCGTGCCGGCGGCGCCGGTCGTGATCACCCCCGCGCACCAGTCGGTGACGAACGACACCACGCCTGCGTTCACGGGAACCGCCGACGCCAACATCACGGTGACGCTCTACCTGGGCAACGTCGAGCTGGGCACCACCACCGCGGACGCCAGCGGCAACTGGAGCTTCACGCCTTCGGCGCCCCTGGCGCAGGGCACCTATGACGTGAGCGCCGTGGCCACCACCCTGGCCGGCAACGCGAGCCTCGTCTCCAACGTCAACACCTTCACCATCGACACCACCGCCCCCCAGGCGCCCGTGGTGACCACCCCCGCCGATGGCTCGGTGACGAACAACCCCACGCCCGCCATCGCTGGAACCGCCGAGCCGCTCAGCACGGTGGAGGTGACCCTCAACGGAGCCGTGCTGGGCACCACCACGGCGGATGCCGCGGGCACCTGGACGCTCACGCCTCCCACGCCGCTGCAGGATGGCCCCTATCGTGTCACCGCGGTCTCCTCGGATCCGGCCGGTAACGTCAGCGAGCCCTCCGTCCCCGTGAACTTCGTGGTCGACACGAGCGCCCCCGACACCTCCATCGTCTCGGGCCCCTCGGGCGACACCTTCGAGGCCGATGCCTCGTTCCGGTTCAGCGCCACGGAGACGAACGTGACGTACGAGTGCAGCCTCGACAACGCGGCCTTCACGCCTTGCGAGGAGGCGCCCACCTTCCCAGGGCTCGCCGAGGGCAGCCACTCGCTCCAGGTGCGTGCCCGGGACAGCGCGGGCAACGTGGATCCGACGCCCGCCACGGCCACCTGGAACGTCCTGACGCCCCCCAGCGACTGGGCGCTCCTGGGCAATGGATGCACCTCCACCAGCGGGGGGCCGGGCCTGCTGGCGATGATGGGACTGGCGCTCTCCGCGCTGCTGACCCGGAAGCGCCGGCAGTAG
- a CDS encoding OmpA family protein: METSRRVAPARTPAAWAGVLALATVLLSLPALAQPQGLPDIELERLTLNPSGKGSLLVGTGEVLNRGGYRFSLTGHYQKDPLVLFKDGEALGALVKQRVTAHLAAAYGVFNWLELGVQVPVLLTQGGDDLTAYGLEQPAEGLALGTPYVSARVGLLAQADEQPVDLAIGAQVGLPVGSASALAKDGSVRLIPSVMVGRRFGLLRAALDAGLTLRSRTVLVEDENIQDELGKELRLGAVLATTNEGVRGELNVLVSAPFERSGNAVEALAGVRLPLGGAFEGYAMLGAGVGDAPGTPSFRGLLGVAMVNTPFRCVAGGKHTTEQCPELDDDNDGVANAADTCQGVGQGVRVDAQGCPVKDTDGDGIVDPDDKCPSVPGVERFQGCPDTDGDGIEDSTDKCPQVPGVERFQGCPDTDGDGIEDSTDKCPQVAGIPELKGCPAKDTDKDTLPDHRDNCPTEPGPVSNQGCPVQQQQLVEIQRDRIEIKDKVYFDSDRASILPRSNKLLDQVARIIIEHPELEKVWIEGHTDERGSLEYNRELSQKRAEEVRNYLVSRGVSGNRLVAKGYGREYPVASNETVEGRAANRRVEFLTTPREGGQP; this comes from the coding sequence GTGGAGACCTCTCGACGCGTGGCCCCGGCGCGGACCCCGGCCGCCTGGGCCGGGGTGCTCGCGCTGGCCACGGTGCTCCTGAGCCTCCCCGCGCTCGCGCAGCCCCAAGGGCTCCCCGACATCGAACTGGAGCGCCTGACGCTCAACCCCAGCGGCAAGGGCTCCTTGCTCGTGGGCACCGGCGAGGTGCTCAACCGCGGCGGCTACCGCTTCTCGCTGACCGGCCATTACCAGAAAGACCCGCTGGTCCTCTTCAAGGACGGGGAAGCGCTGGGCGCGCTGGTGAAGCAGCGCGTGACGGCCCACCTGGCGGCGGCTTACGGCGTGTTCAACTGGCTGGAACTCGGAGTGCAGGTTCCGGTGCTGCTGACCCAGGGTGGGGATGATCTGACGGCCTACGGGTTGGAGCAGCCCGCCGAGGGGCTGGCGCTGGGAACCCCTTATGTGTCGGCACGGGTGGGGCTGCTGGCCCAGGCGGATGAGCAGCCGGTGGATCTCGCCATCGGCGCGCAGGTGGGGCTGCCCGTGGGCAGCGCCTCGGCCCTGGCGAAGGATGGCTCGGTGCGGCTCATTCCCAGCGTGATGGTGGGCCGGCGCTTCGGCCTGCTGCGCGCCGCGCTGGACGCGGGGCTCACGCTGCGCTCGCGCACCGTGCTGGTGGAGGACGAGAACATCCAGGACGAGCTGGGCAAGGAGCTGCGCCTGGGCGCGGTGCTGGCCACCACCAACGAGGGCGTGCGCGGGGAGCTGAACGTGCTGGTGTCCGCGCCCTTCGAGCGCTCCGGCAACGCCGTGGAGGCGCTGGCCGGGGTGCGGCTGCCGCTGGGCGGCGCGTTCGAGGGCTATGCGATGCTGGGCGCGGGCGTGGGCGATGCGCCGGGCACCCCGTCCTTCCGGGGCTTGCTGGGCGTGGCGATGGTGAACACGCCGTTCCGGTGCGTGGCGGGAGGCAAGCACACCACCGAGCAGTGCCCGGAGCTGGATGACGACAACGACGGGGTGGCGAACGCCGCCGACACCTGCCAGGGCGTGGGCCAGGGCGTCCGGGTGGATGCCCAGGGCTGCCCGGTGAAGGACACGGATGGCGACGGGATTGTGGATCCGGATGACAAGTGCCCGTCGGTGCCTGGCGTGGAGCGGTTCCAGGGCTGCCCGGACACGGACGGCGATGGCATCGAGGACTCCACGGACAAGTGCCCGCAGGTGCCCGGCGTGGAGCGGTTCCAGGGCTGCCCGGACACGGATGGCGATGGCATCGAGGACTCCACGGACAAGTGCCCGCAGGTGGCGGGCATCCCCGAGCTGAAGGGCTGCCCCGCGAAGGACACGGACAAGGACACGCTGCCGGATCACCGGGACAACTGCCCCACCGAGCCGGGGCCGGTCTCCAACCAGGGCTGCCCGGTGCAGCAGCAGCAGCTGGTGGAGATCCAGCGCGACCGCATCGAGATCAAGGACAAGGTCTACTTCGACTCCGACCGGGCCAGCATCCTGCCGCGCAGCAACAAGCTGCTGGATCAGGTGGCGCGGATCATCATCGAGCACCCGGAGCTGGAGAAGGTCTGGATCGAGGGCCACACGGACGAGCGGGGCAGCCTGGAATACAACCGCGAGCTGTCCCAGAAGCGCGCCGAAGAGGTGCGCAACTACCTCGTCTCCCGCGGCGTGTCCGGCAACCGCCTGGTGGCCAAGGGCTACGGGCGCGAGTACCCCGTCGCCTCCAATGAAACCGTCGAAGGCCGGGCGGCCAACCGCCGGGTCGAATTCCTCACCACGCCCCGCGAGGGCGGCCAGCCGTAA